The sequence below is a genomic window from Humulus lupulus chromosome 3, drHumLupu1.1, whole genome shotgun sequence.
GATAAAGCTAAGGGTGCAAATGAAAGTAAACAATGGCACACACCAAAGCATGTGGCTACTCAATCTAAACAAGGATTGGTGGCAGGTATTAGTTCTCTTCCTTCTGAGCAAGGGAAAAAGCAGTTGAATAAATTTGAGGTGCTTCAAGAGCAGATGAATGGTGGAAAAGAAGGTTACAATGTCTCTAATTCTTCCTatggataattgtaatattttgAGTTGGAACTTGAGAGGGCTGAATAGTTCTAATAAACATACTTCAGTCTTAGATTTATGTAGCAGAAATAAAATTGGAGTTGGTGGTTTTTTAGAAACTAAAATGAGGGGGAACAAAATTATGGAGTTCATGGAGCATAAACTTCCTAACTGGGAGTTTTACTCTAGTTCGGTTACTAAGGGTAGACTTTTGATAGTTTGGAGGAAGGTTTTTGTGAGGATTACAATTATAGAGGAGTCTAATCAGTATGTTCATTGTTTGGTCAAAATGGCTGGTCAGAGGCAAGCTTTTTATGTTACATTTGTCTATGGTCTCAATACGATAGAGGGAAGGAGGAGTTTATGGCAAGGGTTACAAAGGATATCGCTCTCTGATAAAGCTTGGATCATTTTAGGGGATTTCAATGCCCCTTTCTCTGGTATGGACAGATCTGGTGGGAAACTGGTTTCAGGTTTGGAGTTGGCTGATTCTCTCTAGTGGCTTGCTGATACTCATGTTGAGTCTCTTAAGAGTATTGGTTCCTATTTCacttggaaaaataaccaagaagGTCCAGCTAGAATCTATTATAAAATTGACCATGTGTTCATGAATGAGGATTGACTTGATATCTTTCCTCATTCTACTGCTGTGTTTAGATGGGAAGTATTTTCGGATCATTGCTCTTGTGTTGTTACTATCTTGCCTATGGAGAAGGTGGGTATCAAACTTTTTAGGTTTTACAATTTTTGGACAGACCATCATGATTTCAAAGAAGTGGTTATGAGTAGTTGGATGATTCCTATTAAGGCGATTGGTTTAAGGGCTATCTACTTAAAGACAATGAGGCTGAAGCATagattaaaaaaatttaacagaGATAACATTGGTGACATAGGTTTGAACTATCACAAAGCTAAGGAGGCTTACCAGGAAGCTCAACTTTAAGCTCAATCTCATCCTCGAGACTACAGCTTTCAAGAGGTAGTGAAAGTAGCTACTGAAGCTTTCACTATTCAGGAGCATATGTATTATAGTTTCCTAGCCCAAAGAAGTAAAATTACTTGGTTAAGGAAGGGAGATATGAATACATCTTTTTTCCATGCTTGTTTGAAAAAGCGCAGAGCTGAAAATGGTATTGCAACCTATATTACTGAGCAAGGTAGATTgatagataattttcatgatgtaGTCTCTCACTTTGTAAAACATTTTAGAAGTTATTTGGGTAGTCCGAGTTCGGCTACAGGCAGGATTGATTTACACTGTATTGAGATGGGTACCAAGCTCTCGATAGATCAAAAATTGCTTCTTTTAAAACCCTTTTCTTGTAAGGAAATTCGAGCTGCTTTATTTGGTATTCCCATCACTAAGTCCCCTGGACCTGATGGCTTTGGTTCTAGTTTTTTCAAGGTTTTATGGCAAGAAATTAGGGATGAAGTTTGTTCAGCAATTGGTCAGTGTTTTAACACAGGGCATTTTCCTTCTGAGCTTCATGAAACTACTCTATCATTGGTCCCTAAAGTCACTAATCCATCTCAGGCAATAGACTACAGACCTATAGCTTATTGTTCTACATTATATAAGTGTATTGCCAAACTATTATGTTCTCGTATGGCTTTAGTCCTTCCTGATCTCATTCAACTGAACCATGGAGCCTTTATTAGGGGTCGTTCAATTGCTCATAACATCATGATATTTCAGGATCTTATCAAGAACTATCGGAGGACCTCTACTTCGCCTAGATGTTCTATTAAAATAGATTTAAGCAAAGCTTATGATACAGTCGATTGGTAGTTTCTTGAGGATCTTTTAAGGGCCCTTTGTTTTCCTATGAAATTTATAGGTTGGATTATGGTCTGCTTGAAAAATACTTCTTACTCTTTGCTTATGAATGGTAGAGTTCAAGGTAGGTTCAAGGGTAAGAAGGGGCTGCGTCAGGGTGATCCTATGTCTCCTCTTTTGTTTGTGCTTATCATGGAGTATCTGACTAGGAGCCTTCAACTAGCAGCTCAGAATTCTAAATTCAGATTTCACCCCATGTGTAAGAGCCTTAAGCTTCTCAATTTGTGCTTTGCTGatgatttgatttgattttgtaAAGGAACTCGTTCTGCTGTTAGCATTTTCAAAGAGGTTCTAGTGAAGTTTAGTGCTACAACAGGTCTCTCTATAAATGCTAATAAGTCTCATATTTTCTTTGGAGGAGTCATTGCCACTGAGAGAAGGATTATTGCCCAAGAGATTCAGCTACCTGAAGGATCCTTTCCTCTTAAGTATCTTGGGGTGCCTATGCGACCAACTAAGTAAAGACATGAAGATTGTGATATAATACTTCAAAAAATCAGATTGAAGCTTTTGTCTTGGACTAGCAGGCATCTGTCATTTGCAGGCCAAATGCAACTCATTCACTCAGTTTTGTTTGGGCTTCGTAATTACTGGATGAGTATCTTTGTGTTACCTCAGAGTATTGTTAAGGAAGTTGAGAAACTTTGCCGTGGTTTTCTGTGGGGTATTTATGGGAACAGGAGCAAGCTTCATATTACTTCATGGCAGCAGGTTTGTCTCCCTAAAGCCTATGGGGGTCTCGGTTTCAGAGATGGTGCCAGTTGGAATAAAGCTATATTAGCTAAATATATCTGGGCCATTTCTGAAAAGCCTGATATTCTGTGGGTCAAATGGATCAATACTATCTATCTAAAAGGCTTTAATTTCTATAATTACACTCTGAAACCAGATAGCtgttggtattggaggaagttaTGCCATTTAAGGGGCAAATTCAGTCAGACAGAGATCCTTGCTGCTGGGGTTCCAGGGAGATTTAAGCCTTCGAAGCTTTACAACAGCACTTTAAATCAGCAGCTGGTGGGCTATCATCAAGAAGTATGGTGTAAGCTTACACTTCCTAAGCATCAATTTCTTCTTTGGCAGGTGGTTAATGCTCATCTTCTCACTAGAGACAACTTGATCCGGTTTAACTTACAGGTGAACAACCTGTTATGTCCTGTCTGTGGTGGTCACAATGAGAGTCACACTCATCTATTTTTTGAGTGCTTCCTTTCTAAG
It includes:
- the LOC133825193 gene encoding uncharacterized protein LOC133825193, giving the protein MNTSFFHACLKKRRAENGIATYITEQGRLIDNFHDVVSHFVKHFRSYLGSPSSATGRIDLHCIEMGTKLSIDQKLLLLKPFSCKEIRAALFGIPITKSPGPDGFGSSFFKVLWQEIRDEVCSAIGQCFNTGHFPSELHETTLSLVPKVTNPSQAIDYRPIAYCSTLYKCIAKLLCSRMALVLPDLIQLNHGAFIRGRSIAHNIMIFQDLIKNYRRTSTSPRCWIMVCLKNTSYSLLMNGRVQGTRSAVSIFKEVLVKFSATTGLSINANKSHIFFGGVIATERRIIAQEIQLPEGSFPLKLKLLSWTSRHLSFAGQMQLIHSVLFGLRNYWMSIFVLPQSIVKEVEKLCRGFLWGIYGNRSKLHITSWQQVCLPKAYGGLGFRDGASWNKAILAKYIWAISEKPDILWVKWINTIYLKGFNFYNYTLKPDSCWYWRKLCHLRGKFSQTEILAAGVPGRFKPSKLYNSTLNQQLVGYHQEVWCKLTLPKHQFLLWQVVNAHLLTRDNLIRFNLQVNNLLCPVCGGHNESHTHLFFECFLSKMILNLIFAWIGFKAWPSDFNSWVVWLPSGRHGIISSILNLVVAAVIYSIWRNRNRCIFYGYSLIADSIAKDVINIVKYRLYIVKNRKISLQDQLFIRKLQCN